The following are encoded together in the Labeo rohita strain BAU-BD-2019 chromosome 17, IGBB_LRoh.1.0, whole genome shotgun sequence genome:
- the olfm4.2 gene encoding LOW QUALITY PROTEIN: olfactomedin-4 (The sequence of the model RefSeq protein was modified relative to this genomic sequence to represent the inferred CDS: deleted 1 base in 1 codon), with translation MDLLLFVLLLVAPAHSWLSLEDWGSGSVEGSVGEFGQCVCNVFLPDTSFPADRMEYMQITSNQLSVNVKLQINKISSLKVQLDVLLSSLSNLTARVEILESGPDKYIKLDFELLRIELREFEVLVTQLKASLNSSSPAFESLYTEIRNMSLIVDQLENYDRSNLEVIRIEFAKLQRKLEKCQDDQDDFSNAEIGTCKHGGILRIGKPIINQLNAYLSASYKYGGWGKDSKPLPGSENMYWYSGYSDTLVSRITQYSDYYKLIMRQAFRTHELYVYNRYDWRGTGNNYVVRENTLYYQYRSPFAMGKFNMTSATPTYKVIPKASAQFSYHYSANQNLDFAADESGLWITYVTEESNGTLVLGKINEQSFEIKEVWQTSVFKQSVTNAFMICGVLYVTRSVDTETEEIFYTYDTNKNKESYVSIPFEKFQDFYVYLDYNPTDQRIYMFNNGYYVYYNIKFKVV, from the exons ATGGATCTCCTGCTGTTTGTCCTCCTGCTCGTGGCTCCTGCTCACTCCTGGCTG TCACTAGAGGATTGGGGCTCTGGC AGTGTTGAAGGCTCCGTCGGAGAGTTTGGGCAGTGTGTTTGTAATGTGTTCCTGCCTGATACTTCATTCCCAGCAGACCGCATGGAGTACATGCAGATAACCTCAAATCAACTGTCTGTAAATGTCAAGCTCCAGATCAACAAG ATCAGTAGTCTGAAAGTTCAGCTGGACGTTCTACTCAGCAGTCTCTCCAACCTCACAGCTCGTGTGGAGATTCTAGAGAGTGGACCAGACAAATACATCAAACTGGACTTTGAGCTCCTCCGCATTGAGCTCAGAGAGTTTGAGGTTCTGGTCACACAACTGAAAGCATCTCTAAACTCCTCTTCACCAGCCTTTGAGAGTCTCTACACCGAG ATTCGCAATATGAGCTTAATTGTTGACCAACTGGAGAACTATGACCGAAGCAACTTAGAAGTGATCCGCATCGAGTTTGCCAAACTTCAGCGGAAACTGGAGAAATGTCAAGATGATCAGGATGACTTCTCTAATGCAGAAATAG GGACCTGTAAGCATGGAGGTATTCTCAGGATTGGAAAACCCATCATCAACCAGCTGAATGCATATCTGAGTGCAAGTTATAAGTACGGAGGATGGGGCAAAGACTCAAAGCCCCTGCCTGGGTCTGAAAACATGTACTGGTACTCCGGCTATAGCGACACACTGGTCAGCAGAATCACACAGTACTCAGACTACTACAAACTGATCATGAGACAGGCCTTTAGGACACATGAGCTTTATGTCTATAATAGATATGATTGGCGAGGCACAGGAAACAACTACGTTGTGCGTGAAAACACCCTGTACTATCAGTACAGGAGCCCTTTTGCTATGGGAAAGTTCAACATGACCAGTGCAACACCTACATATAAGGTGATTCCCAAGGCCAGCGCCCAATTCTCTTACCATTACTCAGCCAACCAGAACCTGGACTTTGCAGCTGATGAATCCGGCCTGTGGATAACTTACGTCACAGAGGAATCAAACGGCACACTAGTTTTAGGGAAGATCAATGAGCAATCATTTGAAATAAAGGAGGTCTGGCAAACCAGCGTATTTAAGCAGTCTGTCACAAACGCCTTCATGATTTGTGGTGTCCTGTATGTGACCAGGTCAGTAGATACTGAAACAGAAGAGATCTTTTACACCTATGACACCAATAAAAATAAGGAAAGCTATGTAAGCATTCCTTTTGAGAAGTTCCAGGACTTTTATGTGTACCTGGACTACAATCCCACCGATCAGAGAATTTACATGTTCAACAACGGTTACTATGTGTATTACAACATAAAGTTCAAGGTTGTTTAG